Genomic segment of Streptococcus pneumoniae:
TTGCAGGAGTTCCAGTTTTTAAGGACAAGAAGTATCTTCCTTTTAAGCACAAGAACTGGAAGTTCTTAGCCGATAAGGAAACAGACGAGCGCTGGTGGGATTATCAGATTGATCCCTTGGGACAAGAAGAAATGATGGATTGGACTAACCACAAGGTCAGAGACTTAAGAAAAGAAACAACACTAAAATAACAGAAAAGAGGATGTATTATGACGAAACAACTAACAGGCTTTGTGTATGGGGTTGATGCGACTTCTATGTTTGCGCAAGCCATGGCGCTCTTACAAAAAGGCTTGATTGCTGTAGGAGCCTTTCTCGTGGTGATGGGAATTATCAACCTAGCCACCAACATTAAAGACGGAGGCCCAGGTGTCCGAAACGCCATTCTTGAAATTGTGGGTGGTGTGATGGTGGGTGCAGCGGGAGCCTTTGTGACCCAGATTACGATTTAGGAGGGCAAGGTATGACATGATAACAGATGTAACCTCATCTTTTGTATTTTTGGCTTCTGAGAAAATTTCGAGTGATAGTCTTTTTGAAGGCTTTGATGTGGACTTAGAATCAACCGCCAATCTCGTTAAATCCCTTGCGGACTACAATCCAACCGTGTGGTCTTATCTGTCTGCCATTACCAAAGGGATTATGGAGCCTATTGGTGTGGCTATTTTAGCCGTTATTCTTATCCTTGAATTTTCCAAAATGGCAAAGAAAATAGCAGGCTCAGGTGGAGCCATGACCTTTGAGGCAATTGCCCCAATGATAGTGAGCTACATCATGGTAGCGGTCGTTCTGACACATACGACGGTTATTGTGGAAGCTATCTTAGCTGTAGCTTCCTATGTCATTGAACAAGTGGCAGGGATTGTATCGCACGGTGGAACAACCTATGAAACTATTTCAGGACTCAAGGGTTCAGGTATTGTTGGGAAAATGATCGTTGGTTTATTTGCGATTATGATCTGGCTGGTTCGTGTGGCCAGCTCCATGGTGGTCAATATCCTCATTACGATTCGCTTTATCCAGCTCTACCTGATGATTCCGTTTGCGCCAGTCACGATTCCCACCTTCCTCAGCGATGAGTGGCGAAGTGTCGGAATGGGCTATCTGAAAAATATCATGGTCTATGCCGTGCAAGGAATCCTGATATTTCTCATTGTTTCCCTCGTGCCCCTCTTTGAATCGGCTGGAAAGTTAGCAGTCGCAAATGGAGCAGGTGCGATGGAAACTTTGGCCATTATGGTAGGTAGCTTAGTGCAGGCTATTTTGCTTATTATTGCCCTTGTCGGTAGTCAGCGTACTGCTAGAAGTATATTGGGCATGTAAGGAGGACAGCACTTG
This window contains:
- a CDS encoding type IV secretion system protein gives rise to the protein MITDVTSSFVFLASEKISSDSLFEGFDVDLESTANLVKSLADYNPTVWSYLSAITKGIMEPIGVAILAVILILEFSKMAKKIAGSGGAMTFEAIAPMIVSYIMVAVVLTHTTVIVEAILAVASYVIEQVAGIVSHGGTTYETISGLKGSGIVGKMIVGLFAIMIWLVRVASSMVVNILITIRFIQLYLMIPFAPVTIPTFLSDEWRSVGMGYLKNIMVYAVQGILIFLIVSLVPLFESAGKLAVANGAGAMETLAIMVGSLVQAILLIIALVGSQRTARSILGM